Proteins from one Methanobrevibacter sp. genomic window:
- the alaS gene encoding alanine--tRNA ligase: MLKIFEDLGYKKQICKTCGNEFYSQVDRDTCGDAPCDEYGFIGNPATDKPYDLYEIQETFRNFLKDEGHTPIPRYPTLAKRWRDDVFLVGASIFCFQPWITSGLVEPPANPLEVEQPSIRLNDVDNVGRTGRHMTCFTMGSHTVINKPDNFIYWEDETIRLCHEFFKSIGINTEELTFIKSWWKGGGNEGPCYEVCCRGVELATLVFMQYKTLENGDKEEIPIKVVDTGYGLERIAWISQGTPTAYDACFAPVVDKLKEITNVEVNEDILARNAEIAGMMDIEDIGDIRELRQQVADSLDISLEEYLKNAEPMEAIYIIADHTRCLAFMLADGIIPSNVKEGYLARLVLRRTIRFMKELKMEESLSEVMEIQLDFLRKFYPEIDESQDHIMNIINLEEERYAKTIEKGKKTVKRTIKRLKKEGKTSMPLETLIDLYDAQGMPPETVEEMASGDKDFEVFVPDNFFTIVADMHEEDKVAKKETLELDVPETELDFYKDIYQKESDGKIIEVIEKGDTVNIILDRTIFYPEGGGQPSDIGIMSIDGKIYEVTYAEKLNNIVLHHIAVPKDGDKESLLDILKGYIGTEVHMAINWNRRITLARHHTGTHLVIAAARKVLGQHIWQAGAQKGLARSRIDLSHYKRITQEELNEIEKLANEYVMMNIDLDINWLSRDDAEKEYGFTLYQGGVVPGSQIRVVRIPGIDVQACAGTHLDRTGEVGPIKINKTERVQDGVERIDFSAGLAAIDSIQADKEILRESAGIFSVTNEQLPKTCDRFFSEWKAQKNEIAKLQKEIANLKVATLADNAIEVNGLKVLKEIIDGEIKELQKIATDFTDNNKVDVVFMGNNDGKIVGAATKDSGIQVNGIIKEAASVLGGGGGGRPNLAQGAGPNADKMAEALDLAIELLGNN; encoded by the coding sequence ATGCTTAAAATATTCGAAGATTTGGGATATAAAAAACAAATATGTAAAACATGCGGCAATGAGTTTTACTCTCAAGTGGATAGAGACACTTGCGGTGATGCTCCATGTGATGAGTATGGATTTATCGGAAATCCTGCTACAGACAAGCCATATGATTTATATGAAATTCAAGAAACTTTTAGGAACTTCTTAAAAGATGAGGGCCACACACCAATACCTCGTTATCCAACTTTGGCTAAAAGATGGAGAGATGATGTATTTTTAGTTGGAGCTTCAATATTTTGCTTCCAACCATGGATCACCTCCGGTTTGGTGGAACCTCCAGCCAATCCTCTTGAAGTTGAACAGCCATCCATCCGTCTTAATGATGTGGACAATGTAGGAAGGACAGGTAGGCACATGACCTGTTTCACCATGGGTTCACATACCGTAATCAACAAGCCTGATAACTTCATCTACTGGGAAGATGAGACCATTCGTCTCTGTCATGAGTTCTTCAAGTCAATTGGAATCAATACCGAAGAGCTTACCTTCATCAAATCCTGGTGGAAAGGTGGAGGAAATGAAGGTCCTTGTTATGAGGTATGCTGCCGTGGTGTAGAGCTTGCAACACTTGTTTTCATGCAATACAAGACCCTTGAAAACGGTGACAAGGAAGAGATTCCTATTAAAGTGGTGGATACCGGCTATGGATTGGAGAGAATTGCATGGATTTCACAAGGTACTCCAACTGCATATGATGCCTGTTTTGCTCCTGTAGTGGACAAGCTTAAGGAAATCACCAATGTTGAAGTTAACGAAGACATCTTGGCTCGCAATGCAGAGATTGCAGGTATGATGGACATTGAGGATATCGGTGACATCAGAGAGCTCCGTCAGCAAGTTGCAGACAGTTTGGACATTTCCCTTGAGGAATACTTGAAGAATGCAGAGCCAATGGAAGCTATTTACATCATTGCAGACCATACAAGATGTTTGGCATTCATGTTGGCTGACGGTATCATTCCATCCAATGTAAAGGAAGGTTACCTTGCAAGGCTTGTTTTAAGAAGAACCATTCGTTTCATGAAAGAGTTGAAGATGGAGGAATCATTGTCTGAAGTTATGGAAATCCAATTGGATTTCTTAAGAAAATTCTATCCTGAAATCGATGAATCTCAAGATCATATCATGAATATTATCAACCTTGAAGAGGAAAGGTATGCTAAAACCATTGAAAAAGGTAAAAAGACTGTAAAAAGGACTATTAAACGTCTTAAAAAAGAAGGAAAAACTTCCATGCCTTTAGAAACATTAATAGATTTATATGATGCTCAAGGTATGCCTCCTGAAACCGTAGAGGAAATGGCAAGTGGAGATAAGGACTTTGAAGTATTCGTGCCAGATAACTTCTTTACAATTGTAGCGGATATGCATGAAGAGGATAAGGTTGCTAAAAAGGAAACTTTAGAGTTAGATGTTCCAGAAACTGAACTTGACTTCTATAAGGATATCTATCAAAAAGAGTCAGATGGTAAAATCATTGAAGTTATTGAAAAAGGAGATACAGTCAATATTATTCTTGATAGAACAATCTTCTATCCTGAAGGAGGAGGTCAGCCATCAGATATAGGTATTATGTCCATTGATGGCAAAATTTATGAAGTCACTTATGCTGAAAAGCTAAATAATATTGTCTTGCATCACATTGCTGTTCCTAAAGATGGCGATAAGGAAAGCTTATTGGATATCCTTAAAGGATATATTGGAACTGAAGTACATATGGCTATCAATTGGAACAGAAGAATCACTTTAGCAAGACATCACACAGGTACTCACTTGGTCATTGCAGCTGCAAGAAAAGTTTTAGGCCAACACATTTGGCAGGCAGGTGCACAAAAAGGTCTTGCTCGCTCCCGTATAGACTTATCCCATTACAAACGTATCACACAAGAAGAGCTTAATGAAATTGAAAAATTGGCTAATGAATATGTTATGATGAACATTGATTTGGATATCAATTGGCTAAGCCGTGATGATGCAGAGAAGGAATATGGATTTACCTTATACCAAGGGGGAGTTGTTCCTGGTTCCCAAATCAGAGTTGTAAGGATTCCTGGAATTGATGTACAGGCTTGTGCAGGTACTCACCTTGACAGAACAGGTGAAGTAGGTCCAATCAAGATTAATAAGACTGAAAGGGTTCAAGATGGTGTAGAAAGAATTGATTTCTCAGCAGGACTTGCAGCTATTGACTCCATTCAAGCGGATAAGGAGATCCTAAGGGAAAGTGCAGGCATATTCAGTGTAACCAATGAGCAATTGCCTAAGACCTGTGACAGATTCTTTAGTGAATGGAAGGCTCAAAAGAATGAAATAGCTAAATTACAAAAGGAAATCGCTAATTTGAAGGTTGCTACTTTAGCTGATAATGCAATTGAAGTCAATGGATTGAAAGTTTTAAAGGAAATCATTGATGGAGAAATCAAAGAGCTTCAAAAGATTGCTACTGACTTTACTGATAACAACAAAGTGGATGTTGTATTTATGGGTAATAACGATGGTAAAATAGTCGGAGCAGCTACTAAGGACTCTGGCATTCAAGTAAATGGCATCATCAAGGAAGCAGCTTCTGTACTTGGAGGTGGCGGTGGTGGCCGTCCTAACTTAGCTCAAGGAGCAGGTCCAAATGCAGATAAAATGGCCGAAGCTTTAGATTTAGCTATTGAACTTTTAGGAAATAATTAA
- a CDS encoding alpha/beta hydrolase → MNKKLKIALGIILALVIVIAGSALWYVNDYYHAEPSATALLEGDENVTVTQIDNGLLLDGPGNDSALIFYPGAKIEYTSYLPLFMDLADDGVDCFIVEMPYNLAIFGMDSADEIVNDNAYDYQKWYICGHSLGGVMASYYSLNHTDDLDGLILLAAYPADDLGNMSVLSIYGSNDKTLNKETYDESKSLMDYNLTEYVIEGGNHAQFGSYGNQSGDGAASISAENQRKQTKNEILEFIN, encoded by the coding sequence ATGAATAAAAAACTTAAGATTGCCTTAGGCATTATTTTAGCATTGGTCATAGTTATTGCAGGATCTGCTTTATGGTATGTAAATGATTATTATCATGCCGAACCTAGTGCAACTGCTCTTCTAGAAGGGGATGAAAATGTCACTGTTACCCAAATAGATAATGGGTTGCTCTTGGATGGTCCTGGCAATGACAGCGCATTGATCTTTTATCCTGGGGCTAAAATAGAATACACTTCCTACCTTCCATTATTTATGGATCTGGCAGATGATGGAGTGGATTGCTTCATAGTGGAAATGCCTTACAATTTAGCTATTTTCGGTATGGATAGTGCAGATGAGATTGTAAATGACAATGCTTATGATTATCAGAAATGGTATATCTGCGGTCATTCTTTAGGGGGAGTAATGGCTTCCTACTATTCACTTAATCATACAGATGATCTTGATGGCCTAATACTTCTTGCAGCTTATCCTGCAGATGACTTGGGAAACATGTCTGTTTTGTCAATATACGGTTCCAATGATAAGACTTTGAATAAGGAAACATATGATGAATCCAAGAGCTTAATGGATTATAATTTAACTGAATATGTGATTGAAGGTGGAAATCATGCTCAATTCGGATCCTATGGTAATCAATCTGGTGATGGGGCAGCAAGCATTTCTGCTGAAAATCAGAGAAAGCAAACGAAAAATGAGATTCTAGAGTTTATTAATTAA
- the thiI gene encoding tRNA uracil 4-sulfurtransferase ThiI — translation MNHDLIIARYGELALKSDGVRRRFENRLANNIRASIDAEVKIRQARIYISPKDFNDAIEKLERIFGIVSYSPAVTTKSTFEDIERDVSKYAEKLHDEGLLDENTKFAISCRRVGNHEFSSQEMAAFAGAVVVRKYSSPVDLTNPELTIYLEVRDNDTYIFHEKIPGPGGLPLGTQGKVVSLVSSGIDSPVATYLMMKRGCQVIALFCDNDPYTTPEALKNFNDLIDQLNLYASGAPIKRRVVKYGDYLSSCKENTPENMTCVLCKSGMYKLAGKLAKKMHAEAVIDGSSLGQVASQTLPNILATREDLDVPVLSPLIGLDKVEITRIAEKIGTFEISKRDDGGCKAVPRYPETKADLEFVKEVKEGMNQEEELEKAFKTIEF, via the coding sequence ATGAATCATGATCTAATTATTGCCCGTTATGGTGAATTGGCATTAAAAAGTGACGGGGTTAGAAGAAGATTTGAAAATCGTTTAGCAAATAATATAAGAGCATCAATTGATGCAGAAGTTAAAATAAGACAAGCAAGAATTTATATTTCCCCAAAGGATTTTAATGATGCAATTGAAAAGCTGGAGAGAATATTTGGTATTGTATCTTATTCTCCAGCTGTTACAACAAAATCCACTTTTGAGGATATTGAAAGGGATGTATCAAAATATGCAGAAAAACTTCATGATGAAGGACTTTTAGATGAGAACACTAAATTTGCCATTAGCTGCAGACGGGTGGGAAATCATGAATTTTCATCTCAGGAAATGGCTGCTTTTGCAGGTGCAGTTGTAGTGCGCAAATACTCTTCTCCTGTTGATTTAACAAATCCTGAACTAACTATCTATCTTGAAGTTAGAGATAATGACACCTATATTTTCCATGAGAAAATCCCAGGTCCTGGAGGATTGCCTCTTGGAACTCAAGGAAAAGTAGTTTCACTTGTTTCAAGTGGTATAGACTCTCCTGTAGCCACTTATTTGATGATGAAAAGGGGATGTCAAGTCATTGCATTATTCTGTGATAATGACCCATATACAACCCCAGAGGCACTTAAGAACTTCAATGATTTGATAGACCAATTGAATCTTTATGCAAGTGGGGCTCCTATAAAAAGAAGAGTAGTAAAATATGGTGATTATTTAAGTTCTTGCAAGGAAAATACCCCAGAGAATATGACTTGTGTCTTATGTAAATCCGGTATGTATAAGCTTGCAGGCAAATTGGCTAAGAAAATGCATGCTGAAGCGGTTATTGATGGAAGCAGTCTTGGACAGGTGGCTTCCCAAACACTTCCAAATATACTTGCAACACGTGAAGATCTTGATGTTCCGGTATTATCTCCACTTATTGGGCTTGATAAAGTTGAGATAACAAGAATTGCAGAAAAGATTGGAACTTTTGAAATATCCAAAAGGGATGATGGAGGCTGTAAGGCAGTTCCAAGATATCCGGAAACAAAAGCTGATTTGGAATTTGTAAAGGAAGTTAAAGAGGGAATGAATCAAGAGGAAGAACTTGAAAAAGCTTTTAAAACAATTGAATTTTAA
- a CDS encoding TMEM175 family protein translates to MNTSRFETFFDAILAIIITVLVLKLTQPIAPTLDAFLMLNTRFIIYAICFLVIFVIWYDNHNLFQVVEEIDNKVLTVYAMQIFAISLLPYFATWVALDINSVAAESMFGILFIAIDILYILSIYTIYRANPYNCGLCMDNFKSIYKYIPIAIMLLGFVITNTVYTPGIFICVLISVICWIFFSRLRRSDNGSTERFEAFIDAIIAIIITIIVLEIPMVANGSWESLFNIKLDFIVYAVSFLVCFNFWNYNNNLFNIVNKVDHKVIWSIGVALFFLSLIPYLTTFVAENADSFFPCFLYGLDFIIVALLSIITANSLKNSDKANIALQIALSDNKPYLSTIILVLIGMAIGYFVYPLAIVIACLVSIITLWLISHYNKKY, encoded by the coding sequence ATGAATACAAGCAGATTTGAAACATTTTTTGATGCAATTTTAGCGATTATCATAACAGTTCTGGTATTGAAGCTAACACAGCCTATTGCTCCTACATTAGATGCATTCCTAATGTTAAATACCAGATTCATTATATATGCCATCTGCTTTTTAGTTATTTTCGTGATATGGTATGATAATCATAATCTGTTTCAGGTTGTTGAAGAAATAGATAATAAAGTCTTAACAGTCTATGCTATGCAAATATTTGCGATAAGCCTTCTTCCTTATTTTGCGACATGGGTGGCTTTAGATATAAATTCTGTAGCAGCTGAATCAATGTTTGGAATTCTTTTCATTGCAATAGATATTCTGTATATACTATCAATCTATACCATTTATAGGGCAAATCCTTATAACTGTGGATTATGCATGGATAACTTTAAAAGTATTTATAAATACATTCCAATAGCAATCATGCTTTTGGGATTTGTGATTACTAACACAGTTTATACTCCTGGAATTTTCATCTGTGTTTTGATCTCAGTTATTTGTTGGATTTTCTTTTCAAGGCTTAGAAGGTCTGACAATGGGAGCACTGAAAGGTTTGAAGCATTTATTGATGCAATCATTGCGATTATAATTACAATAATAGTTCTTGAAATTCCAATGGTTGCAAATGGCTCATGGGAATCTTTGTTTAATATAAAATTGGATTTTATTGTCTATGCTGTAAGTTTCCTTGTTTGCTTTAACTTTTGGAATTATAACAATAATCTCTTTAATATTGTAAATAAAGTGGATCATAAGGTAATTTGGTCAATTGGAGTTGCATTGTTCTTTTTATCATTGATTCCTTATTTGACTACCTTTGTTGCTGAGAATGCTGATTCTTTCTTCCCTTGCTTCTTATATGGTTTGGATTTTATTATTGTAGCTCTCTTATCCATAATTACGGCAAATTCCTTAAAGAATTCTGATAAGGCAAATATTGCATTGCAAATAGCATTGTCAGACAATAAGCCATATTTGTCTACAATAATATTGGTATTAATTGGTATGGCAATCGGATACTTTGTTTATCCCTTAGCTATTGTGATTGCTTGTTTGGTTTCAATAATCACTTTGTGGTTAATATCTCATTATAATAAAAAGTATTGA
- a CDS encoding acyltransferase, producing MAKTKSKRIFYLDALRAVAILTVIAVHVYAVTRIHVMADFATGPSIRWLISQFTGNNLRIGVDLFLMLAGALSLGREWTIKEFLGKRIPRIVEPFVFWGIVTGAIAVIASYYFGYNFIYSFDINSILNFFYGVFMAKSPGFLPYWFFWMILGTYLIMPIFNKWLQHSDLKEAEYFLVFWLITCLFDFTLNIKFPIKLSYFVSPIGLVVAGYYLRHTKREILDNPYFALALTFLSALLIMGIVTYFSTPTKFHTLNRYSLPITLEVIGVFLLFKNFNKFGLDLGFIKNENSLFRRFVSLIAKYSYGIYLIQGLFLCIYVKILPYYDIYSLMIVLFILIVFSSMLTMHILNKVKYVNRFIGAK from the coding sequence ATGGCAAAAACTAAATCAAAACGCATATTTTATTTAGATGCTTTGAGAGCAGTAGCTATTCTTACAGTTATAGCTGTTCATGTTTATGCAGTTACAAGAATTCATGTAATGGCAGATTTTGCTACAGGCCCATCTATTCGATGGTTGATTTCCCAATTTACTGGAAATAACCTTAGAATTGGTGTGGATCTGTTTTTAATGTTAGCTGGTGCTTTGTCTCTTGGACGTGAATGGACAATCAAAGAGTTTTTAGGAAAACGAATTCCTCGAATTGTAGAGCCATTTGTATTTTGGGGAATTGTTACTGGAGCTATTGCAGTAATTGCATCTTATTATTTTGGATATAACTTTATTTATTCATTTGATATTAATTCAATATTAAACTTCTTTTATGGTGTATTTATGGCAAAATCACCAGGATTTTTGCCTTATTGGTTCTTCTGGATGATTTTAGGCACTTACTTGATAATGCCTATCTTTAATAAATGGCTTCAGCATTCTGATTTGAAGGAAGCGGAATATTTCCTGGTATTTTGGCTAATAACCTGTTTATTTGACTTTACTTTAAACATCAAGTTTCCAATTAAATTAAGCTATTTTGTAAGCCCGATTGGTTTGGTTGTGGCAGGATACTATTTAAGGCATACCAAACGGGAAATATTGGATAATCCTTATTTTGCTTTAGCATTGACATTCTTATCTGCATTGCTTATTATGGGTATTGTTACTTATTTCTCAACTCCCACTAAATTCCATACATTAAATAGGTATTCATTGCCTATAACCCTCGAAGTGATTGGAGTGTTTTTATTATTTAAAAACTTCAATAAATTTGGTCTTGATTTGGGATTTATTAAAAATGAGAATAGTTTATTCAGACGTTTTGTCTCTTTAATAGCAAAATATAGCTATGGTATCTATTTGATTCAAGGATTATTCCTATGCATTTATGTAAAAATATTGCCTTATTACGATATTTACAGTTTAATGATAGTGTTATTCATTTTAATTGTATTCAGTTCTATGTTGACAATGCATATTTTAAATAAAGTCAAGTATGTCAATAGGTTTATAGGTGCAAAATAA
- a CDS encoding zinc ribbon domain-containing protein has product MKCPVCGCENPDDYKFCHDCGAPLILSESIDDLTKELENRDDFPILDSKKLIIIGYIIAILFGWGSFILSFFLGAYGFIGFIGLFFPGFMLNSKDPNIRKHAYIQLAIMIVGIIFTILFLFRLF; this is encoded by the coding sequence ATGAAATGTCCAGTTTGCGGTTGTGAAAATCCAGATGATTATAAGTTTTGCCATGACTGTGGCGCTCCTTTGATTTTAAGTGAATCAATTGATGATTTGACTAAGGAATTGGAGAATAGGGATGATTTTCCAATTTTAGACAGTAAAAAACTGATTATAATAGGTTATATAATAGCTATTCTATTCGGTTGGGGAAGCTTCATTCTGAGTTTTTTCCTTGGTGCCTATGGATTTATAGGATTCATCGGACTCTTTTTCCCAGGATTCATGTTGAATAGTAAGGATCCAAATATCAGAAAGCATGCTTATATTCAATTGGCCATTATGATAGTTGGAATTATTTTTACCATTTTGTTTTTATTTAGATTATTTTAG